The proteins below come from a single Timaviella obliquedivisa GSE-PSE-MK23-08B genomic window:
- a CDS encoding type II toxin-antitoxin system HicB family antitoxin, whose product MRYIIIVEEGKTSFGAYAPDLPGCVAVAETREDVLHLMQEAIEFHLEGLQEEGLPIPEPTSSSAYVEIRAA is encoded by the coding sequence ATGCGATACATCATTATTGTTGAAGAAGGAAAAACTAGCTTTGGTGCCTATGCTCCAGATTTGCCAGGCTGCGTTGCGGTTGCAGAAACCCGCGAAGACGTTTTGCATCTGATGCAAGAAGCGATCGAATTCCATCTTGAAGGTTTGCAGGAAGAAGGGCTACCTATTCCAGAACCAACTTCTAGCAGTGCGTATGTTGAAATTAGAGCAGCCTAG
- a CDS encoding DNA polymerase III subunit gamma/tau — translation MTYEPLHHKYRPQTFAELVGQSAIATTLSNALRQQRIAPAYLFTGARGTGKTSSARILAKSLNCIASDVPTDQPCGVCEVCRSIANGSALDVIEIDAASNTGVDNIRELIERSQFAPVQCRYKVYVIDECHMLSSAAFNALLKTLEEPPDRVTFVLATTDPQRVLPTIISRCQRFDFRRIPLDDMVEHLKMIATQEAINITGDAVQLVGQISQGGLRDAESLLDQLSLVTGQVTIDRVWDLVGAVPEKDLLTLVKAIAQSDSTLVLDQTRHLMDRGREPLIVLQNLASFYRDLLIAKTTPNRNELVAITPPTWAELCAFVQGLEIGTILRGQQHLRAAELQVKNSTQPRLWLEITLMGLLPSAIALASTAPKPLEHQVAPVSSLSVAPPPIALPPIAPPVAIPSEEARCFADTARVVSPIAPPQTIPDQLPPEQPTPIAPTEESLPQALPTAAVLNLQEIWVEVLRRVQPYSTQVMMSQQCQLLGLDEHEVRMGARSEKLFRMAKERMPNIEAAFEQYCDRKIKVTLEVMAPGVATAAAPTSPPPQAPPQISPQAPPQISPQASPQVPKAPPSSPRTAEAAPSFPGQKPPEPLHHLSPEPPVSTSVDRPPLVPETLAIERNTPTPEVWHSDDEVTRSTKSFAQFFNGQIVDWEDTLSVDEITGDLALADGTVDPDTDPDSDVPF, via the coding sequence GTGACCTACGAACCCCTCCACCACAAATATCGTCCCCAAACCTTTGCCGAGCTAGTGGGGCAAAGCGCGATCGCCACTACGCTTTCCAACGCCCTGCGCCAGCAGCGGATCGCCCCGGCATACCTGTTCACCGGAGCTAGGGGCACGGGCAAAACATCAAGTGCCCGCATTTTGGCAAAGTCGCTGAACTGCATTGCCAGCGATGTGCCGACTGACCAGCCTTGCGGAGTGTGTGAGGTTTGTCGCTCGATCGCCAATGGGTCGGCTTTAGATGTGATTGAGATTGATGCAGCCAGTAATACGGGGGTTGATAACATTCGGGAACTGATCGAGCGATCGCAGTTTGCACCAGTGCAATGTCGGTACAAAGTCTATGTTATTGATGAGTGCCACATGTTGAGCAGTGCTGCGTTCAATGCGTTGTTGAAGACATTAGAAGAGCCTCCTGATCGCGTTACATTTGTGCTTGCGACTACTGATCCTCAGCGCGTTCTTCCGACTATTATTTCTCGCTGTCAACGCTTTGACTTTCGCCGTATTCCGTTAGACGATATGGTGGAGCATTTGAAGATGATCGCCACCCAAGAGGCTATCAATATTACTGGCGATGCGGTTCAGCTTGTGGGGCAAATTTCTCAGGGTGGACTGCGAGATGCCGAGAGTTTGCTGGATCAACTCAGCCTGGTTACAGGACAAGTAACGATTGATCGTGTTTGGGATTTAGTGGGGGCAGTTCCCGAAAAAGATTTGCTGACTTTGGTGAAAGCGATCGCCCAAAGTGACAGCACCTTGGTTTTAGACCAAACTCGGCACTTGATGGATCGCGGACGAGAGCCCCTAATTGTGCTGCAAAACCTTGCTAGCTTTTATCGAGATTTACTCATTGCGAAAACCACTCCTAATCGCAATGAGTTAGTCGCTATTACGCCGCCCACTTGGGCAGAACTGTGCGCTTTTGTCCAAGGATTAGAAATTGGCACAATTTTAAGAGGGCAACAACATCTCCGAGCAGCCGAGTTGCAGGTTAAAAACTCGACTCAGCCTCGCTTGTGGTTAGAAATTACGTTAATGGGATTATTGCCCTCGGCGATCGCGCTAGCTTCTACAGCGCCCAAACCCCTAGAACATCAAGTTGCGCCAGTTAGCTCACTGTCAGTTGCGCCACCACCAATTGCGCTGCCACCAATTGCGCCACCTGTCGCTATACCCTCTGAGGAAGCGCGCTGCTTCGCAGATACCGCAAGGGTCGTCTCACCGATTGCGCCACCCCAAACTATCCCCGATCAGTTGCCGCCAGAACAACCGACTCCGATCGCCCCTACCGAAGAATCCTTGCCTCAAGCATTGCCTACCGCAGCCGTTTTAAACCTGCAAGAAATTTGGGTAGAAGTGTTGCGTCGGGTGCAGCCTTATTCAACCCAGGTAATGATGAGCCAGCAATGCCAGCTATTAGGATTAGATGAGCATGAAGTCCGGATGGGAGCCAGATCTGAAAAGCTGTTTCGGATGGCGAAGGAACGAATGCCCAATATTGAGGCAGCCTTTGAACAATATTGCGATCGCAAGATCAAAGTGACCCTAGAAGTTATGGCTCCTGGTGTTGCCACTGCTGCCGCTCCCACTAGCCCCCCGCCTCAGGCACCGCCTCAGATATCGCCTCAGGCACCGCCTCAGATATCGCCTCAGGCATCACCACAAGTACCCAAAGCACCGCCCTCCAGCCCCCGAACTGCCGAAGCAGCACCGTCCTTCCCAGGGCAAAAGCCCCCTGAACCGCTTCATCATTTATCCCCTGAACCGCCTGTCAGCACCAGTGTTGATAGACCGCCGCTTGTGCCAGAGACACTGGCAATAGAGCGTAACACTCCTACTCCCGAAGTTTGGCATTCGGATGATGAGGTTACTCGTTCGACTAAGAGTTTTGCCCAGTTTTTTAACGGGCAAATTGTTGATTGGGAGGATACTCTCTCGGTTGACGAGATTACCGGAGATTTGGCACTGGCTGACGGCACCGTTGACCCCGATACAGATCCCGATAGTGATGTGCCGTTCTGA
- a CDS encoding VCBS repeat-containing protein, which produces MINPSPLKFIVAPGTPIPLAPGARSKAVVLADFNGDKVLDLLVGNGEDQPNGTASVLLGNGSGSFATPISLQVNGREPEVAATGDFNNDGFADIVTANESTPGNISILLGGGNGTFSTVPALITVGNEPHSVVVADLNKDGRADLVTTNVASNNVSVLLGAGNGTFSTAVGYKAGAGAAAATTGDFNGDGKVDIATANLNANTVSILAGDGLGGFGAPTNVAVGNSPYGIVSGDFNGDGKLDFATANDSDVSVVLGNGNGTFNTAKSFAVGKGVSAIATADLNGDKVLDIVTSNFDSNDASILMGKGDGTFNSEVFFGVDAGPFGVAIGDVNGDGKLDLVTPNIKAGTASVLLNQTTLISLKSPLVDGSAEKTASMNADLTIGTLTINSNPIVKANIIGYDSITGTQAKDVITGNMAANRLDGQGGNDLVTGLGGDDILTGGEGQDRVFGGSGNDRISGGAGRDKLRGDEGSDRFIFDTGKAFDVNTIGSDRIIDFKRGEDKIVLDQTTFTQVGKQFFNSRVTFSSVGTIRQAENSSALVTYIRSTGNLFYNENGSKDGFGSGGIFANIRKPGSADGNLGASDFAIQA; this is translated from the coding sequence ATGATAAATCCGTCTCCCCTCAAATTTATTGTTGCCCCTGGCACTCCTATTCCTCTCGCACCCGGCGCAAGATCTAAAGCTGTTGTTTTGGCAGACTTCAATGGCGACAAAGTTCTTGATCTACTGGTGGGCAATGGCGAAGATCAGCCTAATGGCACTGCCTCTGTGTTGCTGGGCAACGGTTCTGGTAGTTTCGCTACTCCTATCTCTCTGCAAGTAAACGGTAGAGAACCGGAAGTTGCAGCAACAGGCGACTTTAACAACGATGGCTTTGCAGACATTGTTACGGCTAACGAATCGACTCCCGGTAATATTTCCATTCTTTTAGGTGGTGGCAACGGCACCTTCAGCACTGTTCCTGCTTTAATTACAGTCGGCAACGAACCCCACAGCGTTGTAGTTGCTGATCTGAATAAAGATGGTCGTGCAGATTTGGTGACGACCAACGTTGCTAGCAATAACGTTTCTGTTCTGCTGGGTGCAGGTAACGGCACGTTCAGCACAGCGGTTGGATATAAGGCAGGTGCAGGTGCAGCCGCTGCTACTACAGGCGATTTTAACGGTGATGGTAAAGTTGACATTGCTACCGCGAACCTGAATGCTAATACTGTCTCAATCTTGGCAGGCGACGGTTTGGGCGGCTTCGGCGCACCTACTAATGTCGCAGTTGGAAACTCGCCTTACGGTATTGTTTCAGGAGATTTTAATGGCGATGGCAAACTGGATTTTGCAACGGCAAATGATAGCGATGTCTCAGTAGTTTTAGGAAATGGTAATGGCACGTTTAATACTGCGAAAAGTTTTGCAGTGGGTAAGGGGGTCAGTGCTATTGCCACTGCCGATCTTAATGGCGATAAAGTTTTAGATATTGTGACTTCTAATTTTGATAGTAATGATGCTTCTATTTTAATGGGTAAAGGCGATGGCACATTCAACAGTGAAGTCTTCTTTGGCGTAGATGCAGGGCCTTTTGGAGTGGCGATCGGGGATGTGAATGGCGACGGCAAACTCGATTTAGTCACCCCCAATATTAAGGCTGGCACCGCCTCAGTGTTGCTGAACCAAACTACCCTAATTTCGCTCAAGTCTCCTCTAGTCGATGGCTCTGCTGAAAAGACCGCTTCGATGAATGCAGACCTAACGATTGGAACGTTAACGATTAACAGTAATCCGATCGTTAAGGCGAACATTATAGGATACGACAGCATAACTGGAACACAAGCCAAAGATGTCATTACGGGGAATATGGCTGCGAATCGATTAGATGGGCAGGGTGGGAATGATTTGGTAACTGGCTTAGGCGGCGATGATATTCTTACGGGAGGCGAAGGTCAAGATAGAGTATTTGGAGGCAGTGGGAACGATAGAATTTCAGGCGGTGCGGGCAGAGATAAACTGAGAGGTGATGAGGGTAGCGATCGCTTTATCTTCGATACGGGCAAAGCTTTTGATGTTAATACGATTGGCAGCGATCGGATTATCGACTTCAAACGGGGCGAAGATAAAATTGTCCTTGACCAAACGACTTTTACCCAAGTTGGTAAGCAGTTCTTTAACAGCCGAGTGACTTTTAGCTCAGTTGGCACTATCCGTCAAGCCGAAAATAGTTCTGCGCTAGTGACCTATATTCGCTCTACGGGTAACCTGTTCTATAACGAAAATGGTAGTAAAGACGGCTTTGGCTCCGGGGGCATCTTTGCGAATATTCGCAAGCCCGGCTCTGCTGATGGTAATTTGGGTGCTTCAGATTTCGCAATTCAGGCATAG
- a CDS encoding anti-sigma factor, which produces MTQISTEDQLMIAGYVLGDLEPEEMARVERRLTTDAALSAEVRAMQVSLWSTPQAMPMMTPPPQLRDKILIANALSSPTPASVDPVLRAASQIPQGSPSIGWGKILAGLTTLLALMLGADNFRLRQALSFAQQTETDSTQTDRVAAILQRPNSRLVALKGEKAAGTLLFTPGQWQEVVVSLGNLPPLPPDQIYRMWLTLANGQTLPCGDFNTDAKGSVFVKLTPSQTPPQGVKATGIYVTVDGTNTPLNPEGDRILSGSI; this is translated from the coding sequence ATGACACAAATATCGACAGAAGATCAACTCATGATTGCTGGCTATGTCTTGGGCGACCTGGAACCCGAAGAAATGGCGCGAGTCGAACGACGCTTGACGACGGATGCAGCGCTATCAGCAGAAGTCCGCGCTATGCAGGTTAGCCTCTGGTCAACGCCTCAAGCAATGCCTATGATGACACCGCCGCCCCAATTACGAGACAAGATCTTGATAGCGAATGCTTTATCAAGTCCCACACCCGCTTCAGTAGACCCTGTGTTGCGCGCTGCTTCGCAGATACCGCAAGGGTCGCCCTCTATCGGTTGGGGCAAGATCCTTGCGGGTCTAACCACGCTGCTGGCACTAATGCTAGGGGCTGATAATTTCCGCCTTCGGCAAGCGCTAAGCTTTGCCCAACAAACAGAAACCGACTCCACGCAAACCGATCGAGTTGCTGCCATTCTTCAGCGCCCTAACAGTCGTCTTGTTGCGCTTAAGGGTGAAAAAGCCGCCGGAACGCTCCTCTTCACACCGGGTCAATGGCAAGAGGTTGTGGTGTCTTTAGGCAACTTGCCACCCTTGCCCCCCGACCAAATTTATCGAATGTGGCTAACGCTTGCCAATGGTCAAACCCTTCCTTGTGGCGATTTTAATACTGATGCTAAGGGTTCAGTATTTGTTAAATTAACGCCCTCTCAAACGCCGCCTCAAGGAGTTAAGGCAACTGGAATTTATGTAACGGTGGATGGAACCAATACACCGCTGAATCCGGAGGGCGATCGCATTCTGTCGGGTTCAATTTAA
- a CDS encoding sigma-70 family RNA polymerase sigma factor has protein sequence MPRIQADTTDAELIRLLRGGQQQALGILYDRYGGLVYTIAFKILNQADEAEDLTQEVFLTFWKQERFDPSRAALSTYLGVMTRSRAINKLHSRSSQQRMSDRLQQSTPLEFSAPTPLEQASSAEQQQTVRQALTHLSDNQRQVLELNYYKGLSQSEVAQQLSLPLGTVKTHARQGLIKLRQILGDAVG, from the coding sequence ATGCCTCGGATTCAAGCTGATACTACCGATGCTGAACTCATCCGTCTCCTGAGAGGCGGACAGCAGCAAGCCCTCGGTATTCTCTATGATCGCTATGGGGGTTTGGTCTACACTATCGCCTTCAAAATTTTGAATCAAGCAGATGAAGCCGAAGACCTGACTCAAGAGGTATTTCTGACCTTTTGGAAGCAGGAGCGCTTTGATCCGAGTCGGGCTGCATTAAGTACCTATTTGGGCGTTATGACGCGATCGCGCGCCATCAACAAACTTCATAGTCGCAGCAGCCAGCAACGTATGAGCGATCGCTTACAGCAATCAACCCCCCTTGAGTTTTCTGCCCCCACGCCCCTAGAACAAGCCTCTTCTGCCGAACAGCAACAAACCGTTCGGCAAGCCCTGACCCACCTCTCCGATAACCAACGACAAGTGTTAGAACTGAACTATTACAAAGGCTTGAGTCAATCTGAAGTTGCCCAACAGTTGAGTCTGCCCTTGGGTACGGTCAAAACCCATGCCCGACAAGGATTAATTAAGCTTCGACAAATTTTAGGCGACGCGGTGGGATAG
- a CDS encoding protein kinase — protein MKYTQRLLKTVPGHTVGGRYRIVRQLGVGGFSQTFLAEDTQLPSHPLCVVKQLKPQVRNLERWSIAKRLFDTEAQVLYQLGNHDQIPRLYAHFEEHQEFYLVQELVEGESLQKLFIPEQPWTEQRVIVLLKDILQILIFIHDQNVIHRDMKPSNIICRQRDGRAMLIDFGAVKQVSAPSLDAADGQMMTISIGTQGYVPTEQLSGSPRFNSDIYAVGIMGIQVLTGIRPHLLEREVQTNEIIWRNRPTDPPGTSVQISPELATILDRMVCYHFRDRYQTAAEPLQALEELLQQRNDVVPALEFAALASESAIAWNKLNQSFEQSLASPPLLAHPESPLAVAVTDAAIAPTSFEGIANAAIAPTSFKVAPELMTLKTNIVARSAVRELPASRPPLLQAAMAQVRSTLHTASQKIPHPSEWNSNIWRVGILGGLSIAAIVSLSYPSNRLKGLSIIPRSAQVTPTTTPISLPSLPCREPSPPPLPSREADYEYPDGTRYYGSVAQGRPTDGRVLMVFPTGNRYDGDLKGEKRTGCGTYTFASGKRYVGQFQNDRFEGQGTWILQNGDRYIGSFQNNRCQGQGTFVFANGSSRRGVWQDGSLIDGNLSCNR, from the coding sequence TTGAAGTACACTCAGCGATTGCTAAAAACAGTCCCAGGTCATACCGTTGGTGGGCGGTATCGAATCGTTCGCCAACTGGGGGTAGGGGGATTTAGTCAAACATTTCTGGCAGAAGATACTCAACTACCCAGCCATCCGCTTTGTGTTGTCAAACAACTCAAGCCACAAGTACGTAACCTAGAGCGATGGTCGATCGCCAAACGCCTCTTTGATACTGAGGCTCAGGTTCTCTATCAGTTAGGAAATCATGACCAAATTCCTCGTTTATACGCTCACTTTGAAGAGCATCAGGAATTTTATTTAGTTCAAGAATTAGTAGAAGGGGAATCGCTACAAAAATTGTTCATTCCCGAACAGCCCTGGACAGAACAACGGGTCATTGTTCTGCTGAAAGACATTTTGCAGATTTTAATCTTTATCCATGACCAGAATGTTATTCATCGAGACATGAAGCCTTCTAATATCATCTGTCGTCAGCGGGATGGCAGAGCGATGTTGATTGATTTTGGGGCAGTTAAACAGGTCAGTGCCCCCTCGCTTGATGCAGCCGATGGACAAATGATGACAATTTCTATTGGCACTCAGGGCTATGTGCCAACGGAGCAGTTAAGCGGTAGCCCTCGATTTAACAGCGATATTTACGCAGTGGGGATTATGGGAATTCAAGTTCTGACTGGAATTCGTCCTCATTTATTAGAGCGCGAAGTTCAGACGAACGAAATTATTTGGCGCAATCGTCCGACTGACCCGCCAGGAACATCGGTGCAGATTAGTCCCGAATTAGCGACTATTCTCGATCGCATGGTGTGTTATCACTTCAGGGATCGCTACCAAACGGCGGCAGAACCTTTACAGGCTCTTGAAGAACTGCTGCAACAACGGAACGATGTGGTACCTGCCCTTGAATTTGCTGCCCTTGCCTCTGAGTCGGCGATCGCTTGGAACAAACTAAATCAAAGTTTTGAGCAATCTTTGGCCTCGCCACCGCTGCTAGCCCATCCTGAGTCACCGCTAGCGGTTGCTGTTACTGATGCGGCGATCGCTCCAACTTCTTTTGAGGGCATTGCCAATGCGGCGATCGCCCCCACCTCCTTCAAAGTAGCGCCTGAGTTAATGACCCTTAAAACAAACATCGTGGCAAGGTCGGCTGTAAGGGAGTTGCCAGCTTCTCGTCCGCCGTTGCTCCAGGCAGCCATGGCTCAGGTTCGCTCAACCTTGCACACGGCTTCTCAAAAGATCCCTCACCCATCAGAGTGGAATTCTAATATTTGGAGAGTAGGCATCCTTGGTGGACTAAGTATCGCGGCGATCGTTAGCTTGTCCTATCCCTCCAATCGGCTCAAGGGGCTTAGTATTATTCCTCGTTCAGCCCAAGTTACTCCTACCACGACCCCTATTTCTTTGCCTTCTTTGCCCTGTCGGGAACCTTCCCCCCCCCCCTTGCCGTCTAGAGAAGCGGACTACGAGTATCCAGACGGCACCCGCTATTACGGCTCAGTGGCGCAGGGTCGTCCAACCGATGGTCGAGTGCTGATGGTGTTTCCTACCGGTAATCGCTATGACGGAGATCTGAAGGGAGAAAAACGTACAGGATGTGGCACTTACACGTTTGCTAGTGGAAAACGTTACGTTGGGCAGTTCCAAAACGATCGCTTTGAAGGGCAAGGCACCTGGATTTTGCAGAATGGCGATCGCTATATTGGTAGCTTCCAAAATAATCGATGCCAAGGTCAAGGCACATTTGTTTTTGCAAACGGCTCATCTAGGCGTGGTGTATGGCAGGATGGTAGCTTAATTGACGGCAATTTATCGTGTAACCGCTGA
- a CDS encoding L,D-transpeptidase: protein MFLSNHKANGDLRYSLQVSLGAVLTLIFVGLPATAQSATPEAIGQSDEVTPSSPLYLPFLDEVQYLPPIQPVLPEVSETRLVLKISERMVYVYQGNSLKVSYPVAVGKKGWETPTGQFKVTSMLENPGWTNPFTGEVVSAGADNPLGERWIQFWTDGQNAIGFHGTPSRESVGRAASHGCVRMYNEDVRELYALVLLGTPVIVEP from the coding sequence ATGTTTTTGTCAAACCATAAAGCGAATGGGGATCTTCGGTACTCTTTACAAGTTTCTTTAGGAGCAGTGTTAACCCTTATTTTTGTTGGATTGCCAGCAACTGCCCAATCTGCAACTCCTGAAGCCATTGGTCAATCTGATGAGGTCACCCCATCGTCACCGCTTTATCTTCCCTTTCTAGATGAAGTTCAATATTTACCTCCCATTCAACCTGTTCTACCAGAGGTTTCAGAAACCCGCCTCGTGCTTAAGATAAGTGAGCGTATGGTTTATGTTTACCAAGGTAACTCGCTAAAGGTAAGCTATCCCGTGGCTGTGGGTAAAAAGGGTTGGGAAACGCCGACAGGTCAATTTAAGGTCACTTCAATGCTAGAAAACCCGGGTTGGACAAATCCTTTTACGGGTGAAGTGGTGAGTGCTGGAGCAGATAATCCTTTGGGGGAGCGCTGGATTCAGTTTTGGACGGATGGTCAAAATGCGATCGGGTTTCATGGTACGCCGAGTCGAGAATCTGTAGGTCGGGCGGCTTCCCATGGCTGTGTACGGATGTATAACGAAGATGTTCGCGAACTGTATGCTCTAGTTTTGTTAGGAACACCTGTGATAGTAGAACCCTAA